The following are encoded in a window of Bacillota bacterium genomic DNA:
- the cutA gene encoding divalent-cation tolerance protein CutA: MAAAYLVYITARDEQEARRIGRALVERRLAACANVVPRIASCYWWQGELVEDSEALLLVKTLEPALPALEQTVKSLHSYTVPAISAVPVERVHDPYLRWMREEMGAGPHEPGRSGGR; this comes from the coding sequence ATGGCAGCGGCCTATCTGGTTTACATCACGGCCCGCGACGAGCAAGAGGCCCGCCGCATCGGCCGCGCGCTGGTAGAGCGGCGGCTTGCGGCGTGCGCCAACGTGGTGCCGCGCATCGCTTCCTGCTACTGGTGGCAGGGCGAGCTCGTCGAAGACTCGGAGGCGCTGCTCCTGGTCAAGACCCTGGAGCCGGCCCTTCCCGCCCTGGAACAGACCGTGAAGTCGCTGCACAGCTACACGGTGCCGGCCATCTCCGCCGTCCCCGTGGAGCGCGTTCATGACCCGTACCTGCGGTGGATGCGCGAGGAGATGGGGGCAGGCCCGCATGAGCCGGGGCGGTCCGGCGGCCGGTGA